A stretch of the Haloarchaeobius salinus genome encodes the following:
- a CDS encoding TrmB family transcriptional regulator, translating to MSSNPIEDPQTAAIEQLERFGLSAYAARTFVALASLGTGTARDVSQVSAVPRTRVYDAIEELHERGLVDIEQSSPKQFWAISAETASRTFEHDLQHRTEILRTALGELEPVERRAEQRGVWTVDGQAPVTERVLDFFVSAEEEIVYMTVEELLTEDLIEGLGEAADRGVSIKLGGVSTEVQERIQDEIPGATMFESLWVWSDTSAGRLMLVDGQKTLVSALVNGTDASPSDPRSETAIWGEGDTNSLVVVLRAIFTWRLDSVE from the coding sequence ATGAGCAGTAATCCAATCGAAGACCCCCAGACCGCCGCGATCGAGCAACTCGAACGGTTCGGGTTGAGTGCCTACGCTGCACGGACGTTCGTCGCGCTTGCGAGCCTCGGCACGGGGACGGCTAGAGACGTCAGCCAGGTGTCGGCGGTGCCCCGCACTCGCGTCTACGACGCGATCGAGGAGTTACATGAGCGGGGACTCGTCGATATCGAGCAATCTTCGCCCAAGCAGTTCTGGGCGATCTCCGCCGAAACCGCGAGTCGGACGTTCGAACACGATCTCCAGCACCGTACGGAAATCCTCCGGACGGCACTGGGTGAACTCGAACCTGTCGAACGGCGGGCCGAACAGCGAGGCGTCTGGACGGTGGACGGACAGGCACCGGTCACCGAGCGGGTGTTGGACTTCTTCGTCAGCGCGGAGGAGGAAATCGTCTACATGACCGTCGAAGAACTGCTCACCGAGGACCTGATAGAGGGGTTAGGTGAGGCCGCCGACCGGGGCGTTTCGATCAAACTCGGTGGCGTGTCGACGGAGGTCCAGGAACGTATCCAGGACGAGATCCCCGGTGCAACGATGTTCGAGTCGCTGTGGGTCTGGTCGGACACGTCGGCAGGACGGCTCATGCTGGTCGACGGGCAAAAAACCCTCGTGAGTGCGCTCGTCAACGGCACGGACGCGAGCCCGTCCGATCCGCGGTCGGAGACCGCCATCTGGGGCGAGGGCGATACGAACAGTCTGGTCGTGGTGCTGAGGGCTATCTTCACCTGGCGACTCGACTCTGTGGAGTGA
- a CDS encoding DUF1328 domain-containing protein gives MLTPLVALDGAVAVQAVPLQFGGSFIELAILFLILAVVAAVLGARGVAGLSMDIAKWLVIIFVVLAIVTFVL, from the coding sequence ATGCTAACACCACTCGTGGCTCTAGACGGTGCTGTCGCGGTCCAGGCGGTACCGTTGCAGTTCGGAGGGAGTTTCATCGAGCTTGCGATCCTCTTCTTGATACTCGCGGTCGTCGCAGCGGTGCTCGGTGCCCGCGGTGTCGCCGGGCTCAGTATGGACATCGCAAAATGGCTCGTCATCATCTTCGTCGTCCTCGCTATCGTCACGTTCGTTCTGTAG
- a CDS encoding HalOD1 output domain-containing protein — MEYEIGPDESVSTAVVRVVSAVEGREPCSLRPLADVVDPTALDSLFEPRYDGAPRTGGRLSFVYDDCCITIDNGEYLTLQLLEDRSCDERAQESTDSCIR; from the coding sequence ATGGAGTACGAAATCGGCCCGGATGAATCGGTCAGCACGGCCGTCGTACGCGTGGTGAGCGCTGTCGAAGGCCGAGAACCATGTTCGCTTCGACCACTGGCGGATGTCGTCGATCCGACTGCGTTGGATTCGTTGTTCGAGCCGCGGTACGACGGAGCGCCTCGGACGGGTGGACGCCTCTCGTTCGTGTACGACGACTGTTGCATCACCATCGACAACGGCGAGTATCTTACCCTCCAGTTGCTCGAAGACCGTTCCTGCGACGAACGCGCTCAAGAATCCACCGACAGTTGCATCCGTTGA
- a CDS encoding helix-turn-helix domain-containing protein — protein sequence MAIEASFTVEHADFPLSAVFEQLTDVTIELDRIVPTGEAVIPYFWISADDTDKLTTDLSADTGIDQVKVIDRLEKQMFIRIDWNLAHESILTAIVSTEITLLSGIGKEKQWTFEVRASEQQDLSDFQTYCQDHGIPNELTELHAISSLKSDREYDLTDGQRKALVLAYSNGYFDSPRDATQADLAAELGITRQAVSSRLQRGMRRLVASTLITPEG from the coding sequence ATGGCCATCGAAGCCTCGTTCACCGTGGAGCATGCAGATTTCCCGTTGAGCGCTGTGTTTGAGCAGTTAACGGATGTCACAATCGAGTTAGATCGCATTGTGCCGACGGGCGAAGCTGTCATCCCCTACTTCTGGATTTCCGCCGATGACACGGACAAACTCACGACAGATCTGAGTGCTGATACCGGGATCGACCAGGTCAAGGTAATCGACCGGTTGGAGAAACAGATGTTCATCCGTATCGACTGGAACCTGGCCCACGAGAGCATTCTCACAGCGATCGTCAGCACCGAGATCACGCTCCTTTCCGGTATCGGGAAAGAAAAGCAGTGGACGTTCGAAGTCCGAGCAAGCGAGCAACAGGACCTCTCCGACTTCCAGACGTACTGCCAGGACCATGGCATCCCGAACGAGCTGACTGAACTCCACGCGATCTCATCACTCAAGTCCGATCGAGAGTACGACCTAACCGATGGGCAACGGAAAGCACTGGTACTGGCGTACTCGAATGGGTACTTCGACTCGCCCCGCGACGCCACGCAAGCCGATCTCGCAGCGGAGCTTGGAATCACCCGGCAGGCGGTATCGTCCCGGTTACAACGCGGGATGCGACGACTCGTAGCGAGCACGCTAATCACTCCTGAAGGGTAA
- a CDS encoding TrmB family transcriptional regulator, which translates to MTKDEGLEEAVEVLQQLGLKEYEARCFVGLSRLHAGTAKQLSEMTEVPRTRVYDAIRVLEAQGLVEIQHSSPQQFRAVPLDEATETLRDQYEERVERLHDTLDAVEVVEQDDETPVQQIWAMSGRDAIENRTDQLIKDASNEIVLVVGDESLLTDDLVATLNDVGNGIDLLIGALTESLQDQIQIAVPDATTFISGLEWLHGEDGTADETAIGRLLLVDRSTILVSSLVPDTKDERAIFGEGFGNGLVIIARRLMAQGLLTARDPKQ; encoded by the coding sequence ATGACCAAAGATGAAGGTTTGGAGGAAGCAGTCGAAGTCCTCCAGCAACTCGGCTTGAAAGAATACGAGGCGCGATGTTTCGTCGGCCTGTCCCGTCTCCACGCGGGCACAGCGAAGCAACTGAGTGAGATGACCGAGGTTCCCCGAACGCGCGTGTACGATGCGATTCGAGTGCTGGAAGCGCAAGGCCTGGTCGAGATCCAGCACTCGAGCCCGCAGCAGTTCCGGGCGGTTCCGCTCGACGAGGCGACCGAGACGCTGCGCGACCAGTACGAGGAGCGCGTCGAGCGCCTCCACGATACCCTTGATGCGGTTGAAGTCGTCGAACAGGACGACGAGACCCCAGTCCAGCAGATATGGGCGATGTCCGGACGGGACGCGATAGAAAATCGGACGGACCAACTCATCAAGGACGCATCCAACGAGATCGTTCTCGTCGTCGGCGACGAATCACTCTTGACGGATGATCTCGTCGCCACCCTCAACGACGTTGGGAACGGGATTGACCTTCTCATCGGCGCGCTGACGGAGTCGCTCCAGGATCAGATCCAGATAGCTGTGCCGGACGCTACGACGTTCATCTCCGGCCTGGAGTGGCTCCACGGCGAGGACGGCACTGCAGACGAGACGGCAATCGGCCGGCTCCTGCTGGTCGACCGCTCGACGATTCTCGTGAGTTCACTCGTTCCCGACACCAAGGACGAACGAGCGATATTCGGCGAAGGATTCGGGAACGGGCTGGTCATCATCGCCCGGCGGCTCATGGCACAGGGGTTGTTGACCGCCCGCGATCCAAAGCAGTGA
- a CDS encoding DUF2270 domain-containing protein: MADETPDDSELAEEAELGSEIADQSTEMSSILGDAYRGELDRETTWRSRLDQTTTWGVTVVAAILTWAFSSPDNPHYIILIGVLALSFFLFMEARRYRDYDVYRSRVRLFQQNLLATALDPSEGAEHEDWRTKLSQDYRTPTLKVSTLEATANRLRRIYLPLLAVLLVAWLFRITAFAPNESPLTTATIAVVPGTLVVTTIALYYIAASVIALWPRERHAKGEFREGDPGTWKVDENDDG, encoded by the coding sequence ATGGCCGATGAAACGCCGGACGACTCAGAACTAGCGGAGGAGGCCGAACTTGGCAGCGAGATCGCCGACCAGAGCACGGAGATGAGTTCGATACTGGGTGATGCCTATCGCGGCGAACTGGACCGGGAGACCACATGGCGGTCACGTCTCGACCAGACGACAACGTGGGGGGTAACGGTCGTGGCTGCGATTCTCACGTGGGCGTTCTCCAGTCCCGATAACCCACATTACATCATCCTCATCGGTGTTCTAGCGCTCTCATTCTTCCTGTTTATGGAAGCACGGCGGTACCGTGACTACGATGTCTATCGCTCACGAGTGCGTCTCTTCCAGCAGAACTTGCTTGCAACCGCACTCGACCCATCGGAGGGGGCTGAACACGAGGATTGGCGGACCAAACTCAGCCAAGATTATCGGACACCGACGCTGAAAGTATCCACATTGGAAGCCACAGCAAACCGTCTTCGGCGAATCTACCTGCCACTGCTGGCTGTTCTGCTCGTCGCGTGGCTGTTCCGAATAACCGCGTTCGCGCCGAACGAGAGTCCACTGACGACAGCCACCATCGCCGTCGTCCCTGGAACTCTCGTCGTAACTACGATCGCTCTCTACTACATAGCCGCCAGTGTAATTGCGCTATGGCCCCGGGAACGGCATGCAAAAGGAGAGTTCCGTGAAGGGGATCCGGGGACGTGGAAGGTGGACGAGAACGACGATGGCTGA
- a CDS encoding DUF7563 family protein translates to MPVCNDCGAFATSRFARVFGDNEDDIYGCQSCLSLTALVEGNASRDDT, encoded by the coding sequence ATGCCAGTATGCAACGATTGCGGTGCGTTCGCAACGTCACGATTTGCCCGTGTCTTCGGGGACAACGAGGACGACATCTACGGCTGCCAGAGCTGTCTGTCACTCACAGCACTGGTCGAGGGAAATGCGTCACGGGACGACACGTGA
- a CDS encoding DUF7344 domain-containing protein, which produces MTNHDLDRCLQLVSDQHRRRIIHHLRHGATETTTFDDLVEQISSQTPDSKNGPLQDREELAIQLQHTHLPKLANHGVVDFDHRNGTVRYRPDEQVETVLDSLPEEVSLPSP; this is translated from the coding sequence ATGACGAACCACGATCTCGACAGGTGTCTCCAGCTCGTCTCCGACCAGCACCGACGTCGAATCATCCACCACCTGCGCCACGGGGCTACCGAAACCACGACGTTCGACGACCTCGTCGAGCAGATATCCAGTCAAACTCCCGACTCCAAAAACGGTCCACTACAGGACCGTGAAGAACTCGCCATTCAACTCCAACACACTCACCTGCCGAAGTTGGCAAACCACGGTGTTGTCGACTTCGATCACAGGAACGGGACAGTCCGGTACCGTCCTGACGAACAGGTCGAGACGGTACTCGACTCGCTCCCTGAGGAAGTGTCGCTGCCGAGTCCCTGA
- a CDS encoding CBS domain-containing protein, whose product MDISEILTRTFTEFDIGTPLSKVAGAFENQELDAVVVTDGDEYRGLVSRRQLASSSNQPSAKVGSQVQHVPTVERTEDVREVARLMIGSDAKTLPVLDDGRVVGVVTGDAVLEAVRQFLDAVTVDDAYSTELISATPETTIGKALNLLREAGVAHLPVVDGNELAGMVSLYDVIEFTTRGGSKSQGGSSSGFGDRGGGGQNRGGFGAREGDADRMLDLPVRDLMSDAVVTVERNAPLDEVVETMFDQEISSLVVTADDTGEPVGIITKTDVIEALTWERDDRNAVQVSGLDLLEGMTYDDVSALIESMTSKYGEMSVIKANIELQEHKEQTRGVSLVLARIRLVTDRGYFTADGEGYGASHALRLAANAVERQLLKGKTYGQSKKRPDAEEQERLYGWWLGG is encoded by the coding sequence ATGGATATCTCAGAGATTCTCACCCGAACGTTCACGGAGTTCGACATCGGCACACCGCTCTCGAAGGTTGCCGGGGCGTTCGAGAATCAGGAACTCGATGCCGTCGTCGTAACGGACGGTGACGAGTACCGCGGCCTCGTGAGTCGCCGCCAGCTGGCGTCCTCGTCCAACCAGCCGTCTGCGAAGGTCGGCTCGCAGGTACAGCACGTCCCGACTGTCGAGCGCACCGAGGACGTCCGCGAGGTCGCACGGCTCATGATCGGGAGCGACGCCAAGACGCTCCCCGTGCTCGACGACGGCCGTGTTGTCGGTGTGGTGACCGGCGATGCCGTCCTCGAAGCTGTGCGGCAGTTTCTCGACGCGGTGACTGTCGACGACGCGTACTCGACGGAGCTGATCAGTGCGACGCCCGAGACAACGATCGGGAAAGCACTCAATTTGCTTCGAGAAGCCGGGGTTGCCCATCTCCCAGTCGTCGACGGGAACGAGCTCGCGGGAATGGTGAGCCTGTACGACGTCATCGAGTTCACGACGCGAGGCGGAAGCAAGAGCCAGGGTGGGTCGTCGAGCGGCTTCGGTGACCGCGGTGGCGGGGGGCAGAACCGTGGCGGGTTTGGTGCGCGCGAGGGCGATGCCGACCGGATGCTCGACCTGCCAGTCCGGGACCTGATGTCCGACGCGGTGGTGACGGTAGAGCGGAACGCACCGCTCGACGAGGTCGTCGAGACGATGTTCGACCAAGAGATCTCTTCGCTCGTCGTCACGGCCGACGACACCGGTGAGCCGGTCGGTATCATCACGAAAACGGACGTCATCGAGGCGCTCACCTGGGAGCGTGACGACCGGAACGCCGTGCAGGTGTCCGGGCTCGACCTGCTGGAGGGGATGACCTACGACGACGTCTCGGCGTTGATCGAGAGCATGACCTCGAAGTACGGCGAGATGAGCGTGATCAAGGCCAACATCGAACTCCAGGAGCACAAGGAACAGACTCGAGGCGTCTCGCTGGTGCTAGCACGGATCCGACTGGTCACCGACCGTGGCTACTTCACTGCGGACGGTGAGGGATACGGTGCCTCCCACGCGCTTCGTCTCGCGGCGAACGCGGTCGAACGGCAGCTGCTCAAGGGGAAGACCTACGGCCAGTCGAAGAAGCGGCCGGACGCGGAGGAGCAGGAACGGCTCTACGGCTGGTGGCTCGGTGGATGA
- a CDS encoding HalOD1 output domain-containing protein yields the protein MEHPKTLATSAEYAESLSPLEFDAESESFHATYDSSRNSTSLAVVAVVAAALDKEPENLKPLQSVIETAALDELAMRSPISPSTCDHISFRYHGFELTVTCDGVIEANPLENS from the coding sequence ATGGAGCATCCGAAAACGCTGGCCACAAGTGCAGAGTACGCAGAGTCACTGAGTCCGCTTGAATTCGATGCTGAGAGCGAATCTTTCCATGCTACCTACGACAGTAGCCGTAACTCCACGAGCTTGGCGGTCGTTGCCGTCGTTGCAGCCGCCCTCGATAAAGAGCCGGAGAACTTGAAACCGCTCCAATCTGTCATCGAGACAGCTGCGCTCGACGAACTAGCGATGAGGTCACCTATCAGCCCCAGTACCTGTGACCACATCTCCTTCAGGTATCACGGATTCGAGCTGACGGTCACCTGTGACGGCGTCATCGAGGCGAACCCTCTCGAGAATAGCTAA
- a CDS encoding HalOD1 output domain-containing protein has protein sequence MAVSLTIAAARGGGHGRLPTRRASFSEPTKLEPLYISVDTDALDALFDSDGHHSSDGVATVSVEFAGQEYHRPNPISSHRPGRLGVSRGEYWRQGLGSDTSSGSESSTVSTCSSGRYRTVPFL, from the coding sequence TTGGCGGTCTCACTCACGATTGCCGCCGCTAGAGGGGGAGGTCACGGCCGGTTACCGACGCGAAGGGCGTCGTTCAGTGAGCCAACGAAACTCGAACCGCTGTACATCTCGGTCGATACGGACGCACTAGATGCGCTCTTCGATTCCGACGGGCACCACTCGTCTGATGGAGTCGCTACCGTTTCGGTCGAGTTCGCTGGCCAAGAGTACCACCGGCCGAATCCGATATCGAGTCATCGACCCGGAAGACTCGGTGTCTCTCGCGGGGAGTATTGGCGTCAGGGACTCGGCAGCGACACTTCCTCAGGGAGCGAGTCGAGTACCGTCTCGACCTGTTCGTCAGGACGGTACCGGACTGTCCCGTTCCTGTGA